From one Gemmobacter sp. genomic stretch:
- a CDS encoding tyrosine-type recombinase/integrase produces MLLIRDRKDPRRKVGNDQRIPLLSISGYDPCALIEEQRQLSGGGGDRIFPYNGRSVGTAFRRACRNLEIDDLHFHDLRHEATSRLFEAGFTIEQVALVTGHKDWKMLRRYTHIRPENLHAIAARNAA; encoded by the coding sequence ATGCTGCTGATCCGGGATCGCAAGGATCCGCGCCGGAAGGTCGGGAACGATCAGCGCATCCCCTTGCTCAGCATCTCCGGTTACGACCCCTGCGCATTGATCGAGGAACAGCGACAGCTGTCAGGTGGCGGGGGCGACCGGATCTTTCCCTACAACGGAAGATCAGTCGGTACGGCCTTTCGTCGCGCATGTCGGAATCTCGAAATCGATGACCTCCACTTTCACGACCTTCGCCATGAGGCGACAAGCAGGCTGTTTGAAGCAGGTTTTACGATTGAGCAGGTCGCGCTCGTGACGGGTCACAAGGACTGGAAAATGCTCCGGAGATACACGCATATCAGGCCAGAGAACCTGCATGCGATTGCGGCCAGAAACGCGGCCTAA
- the dusA gene encoding tRNA dihydrouridine(20/20a) synthase DusA: protein MMDWTDRHCRAFHRTLSRRAQLWTEMVTAPAVIHGDRDRLLGYEAAEHPVVLQLGGSDPAQLAQAAAVGADYGYDEINLNCGCPSDRVQSGCFGAVLMERPALVAECVAAMIAAQPRPVTVKCRIGVDDQVPEAVLPAFLETVSAAGVTHFVVHARKAWLQGLSPKENREIPPLNHPLVVQMKRDFPHLEICLNGGLTGLAQVPGLLDQGLDGAMFGRAAYHDPAAVLLGADSLLWGAPDPVATAEDAALAMRPYIARHLERGGRLHQITRHMLGLFTGRPGARSWRRLLSEAGGRPGSGLADYDAALAAVTARAA from the coding sequence ATGATGGACTGGACCGACCGCCATTGCCGGGCGTTCCACCGCACCCTGTCGCGCCGTGCGCAGTTGTGGACTGAAATGGTGACGGCCCCCGCCGTCATCCATGGCGATCGTGACCGCCTGCTGGGGTATGAGGCGGCGGAACACCCCGTCGTGCTGCAACTGGGCGGGTCGGATCCGGCGCAACTGGCGCAGGCGGCGGCGGTGGGGGCGGATTATGGCTATGACGAAATCAACCTGAACTGCGGCTGCCCGTCGGACCGGGTGCAGTCGGGCTGTTTTGGCGCCGTGCTGATGGAACGGCCGGCGCTGGTGGCAGAGTGTGTTGCGGCGATGATCGCGGCGCAGCCGCGCCCGGTCACGGTGAAATGCCGCATCGGCGTGGATGATCAGGTGCCCGAAGCGGTGCTGCCCGCCTTTCTGGAAACCGTCTCGGCCGCCGGGGTGACGCATTTCGTGGTCCATGCCCGCAAGGCCTGGTTGCAGGGCCTGAGCCCCAAGGAAAACCGCGAGATCCCGCCCTTGAACCATCCGCTGGTGGTGCAGATGAAGCGCGACTTTCCGCATCTGGAGATCTGCCTGAACGGTGGGCTGACCGGGCTGGCGCAGGTGCCGGGGCTGCTGGATCAGGGGCTGGACGGGGCGATGTTCGGGCGCGCGGCCTATCACGATCCGGCGGCGGTGCTGCTGGGCGCCGACAGCCTGCTGTGGGGCGCGCCCGACCCGGTGGCAACGGCCGAGGATGCGGCGCTGGCGATGCGCCCCTATATCGCGCGGCATCTGGAGCGTGGCGGGCGGCTGCACCAGATCACCCGGCACATGCTGGGCCTGTTCACCGGGCGGCCCGGTGCGCGCAGCTGGCGGCGGCTGCTGTCCGAGGCCGGGGGGCGGCCCGGATCGGGGCTGGCCGACTATGACGCGGCGCTGGCCGCCGTGACGGCCCGCGCCGCCTAG
- a CDS encoding DUF3445 domain-containing protein codes for MTPILQRHLPQMPWMQPATARLPGIQPVAPGDWLRRDEAFAGQMAERDRLIRDCPDAVHALLPAAAAAAQELLDLVLADLPALGHRVSAANVLRPDGITVPLNRAAPLLTLGRLVQEDFCIHLPQGNEHALMGAILCFPASWTLAEKIGRPLTGIHTPVAAYDTSLAARVQRLFDAIRPGQPLWRANALLYEDPALHQPRHEGESRPKPQARNYLRSERQCLVRLAKTGAVVFSIHTTVVHVDDVDPAALDAFRALHP; via the coding sequence TGCCCTGGATGCAGCCGGCCACCGCCCGCCTGCCCGGCATCCAGCCGGTGGCACCGGGCGACTGGCTGCGGCGGGACGAGGCGTTTGCCGGCCAGATGGCGGAACGCGACCGGCTGATCCGCGATTGCCCCGATGCGGTCCACGCCCTGTTGCCCGCCGCCGCGGCAGCCGCGCAGGAGCTGCTGGATCTGGTGCTGGCCGACCTGCCCGCCCTTGGCCACCGGGTGTCCGCCGCCAATGTCCTGCGCCCCGATGGCATCACCGTTCCGCTAAACCGCGCCGCGCCGCTGCTGACCCTGGGCCGGCTGGTGCAAGAGGATTTCTGCATCCACCTGCCGCAGGGAAATGAACATGCCTTGATGGGCGCGATCCTGTGCTTTCCGGCCAGCTGGACGCTGGCCGAAAAGATCGGCCGCCCGCTGACCGGCATTCACACCCCGGTTGCCGCCTATGACACCAGCCTTGCCGCCCGCGTCCAGCGGCTGTTCGATGCGATCCGGCCGGGCCAGCCGCTGTGGCGCGCCAATGCGCTGCTGTATGAGGATCCCGCCTTGCACCAACCCCGGCACGAGGGGGAAAGCAGGCCCAAGCCCCAGGCGCGAAACTACCTGAGGTCGGAACGCCAATGCCTTGTCAGGCTTGCGAAAACCGGCGCCGTGGTGTTTTCCATCCATACCACCGTCGTGCATGTCGATGATGTGGATCCGGCCGCGCTGGACGCCTTTCGCGCCCTGCACCCCTAG